A stretch of the Streptomyces sp. NBC_00654 genome encodes the following:
- a CDS encoding O-methyltransferase translates to MTQARWTAVDNYFNGLLVGPDEALDAAVEASGAAGLPEIQVAPNQGKLLNMMARLQGARTILEIGTLGGYSTIWLARALPEGGRLVTLEADPAYAEVARANIARAGLADVVEVRVGPALETLPVLAAEGYGPFDVVFIDADKPSNPDYLAWSVELTRPGSLIIADNVVRDGEVVDAESTDPKVQGVRRFTELVAADPTLSATALQTVGDKGYDGLMAVLVTEAG, encoded by the coding sequence ATGACGCAGGCACGGTGGACCGCGGTCGACAATTACTTCAACGGCTTGCTGGTGGGGCCCGACGAGGCTCTGGACGCCGCCGTCGAGGCGAGTGGGGCGGCGGGGCTGCCGGAGATCCAGGTCGCCCCCAATCAGGGCAAGCTGCTCAACATGATGGCCCGGCTCCAGGGGGCGCGGACCATCCTGGAGATCGGCACCCTCGGCGGCTACAGCACCATCTGGCTGGCGCGGGCGCTCCCGGAGGGCGGCAGGCTCGTGACGCTGGAGGCGGACCCGGCGTACGCCGAGGTCGCCCGCGCCAATATCGCGCGGGCCGGGCTCGCCGATGTCGTCGAGGTCCGGGTCGGGCCGGCGCTGGAGACGCTTCCCGTGCTGGCCGCCGAGGGGTACGGGCCGTTCGACGTCGTGTTCATCGACGCCGACAAGCCCAGCAACCCCGACTACCTCGCCTGGTCCGTCGAGCTGACCCGGCCGGGCAGCCTGATCATCGCCGACAACGTCGTACGCGACGGTGAGGTCGTCGACGCCGAAAGCACCGACCCGAAGGTGCAGGGAGTGCGCCGGTTCACCGAACTCGTCGCCGCCGACCCGACCCTGAGCGCCACCGCGCTCCAGACCGTGGGGGACAAGGGGTACGACGGCCTGATGGCCGTGCTCGTCACCGAGGCCGGGTAG
- a CDS encoding GNAT family N-acetyltransferase: MSQHQNDASVRPITDADVPTAVDSLTWAFADYPYTRYVIAADDHEGRIRQFQELCLTRIGMPYGRVWVAEEGRAVAVWATPDQDPSPAFAEIGPLIGELAGDRAAAFEAAEQIVAPHRPQEPVWFLNTVAVAPEAQGRGLGSAVLAPGIEAAERAGHPAFLETSSERNVAFYERLGFKVTADVQLPDNGLRTWCMRRDPR; the protein is encoded by the coding sequence ATGTCACAGCACCAGAACGACGCTTCCGTACGCCCCATCACCGACGCCGATGTCCCGACCGCGGTCGACTCCCTCACCTGGGCCTTTGCCGACTACCCCTATACGCGGTACGTGATCGCCGCGGACGACCACGAGGGCCGGATCCGGCAGTTCCAGGAGCTGTGCCTGACGCGCATCGGGATGCCGTACGGCCGCGTCTGGGTCGCCGAAGAGGGCCGCGCTGTCGCTGTCTGGGCCACTCCCGACCAGGACCCCTCGCCCGCCTTCGCCGAGATCGGCCCACTGATCGGTGAGCTCGCCGGTGACCGGGCGGCCGCCTTCGAGGCCGCGGAACAGATCGTCGCTCCCCATCGGCCCCAGGAGCCGGTGTGGTTCCTCAACACGGTGGCGGTGGCTCCGGAAGCCCAGGGACGGGGTCTCGGCAGCGCGGTGCTGGCTCCCGGCATCGAGGCGGCCGAGCGCGCCGGGCACCCGGCCTTCCTGGAGACCTCCAGTGAGCGGAACGTGGCCTTCTACGAGCGCCTCGGCTTCAAGGTCACCGCCGATGTCCAGCTTCCCGACAACGGCCTCCGCACCTGGTGCATGCGCCGGGATCCCCGCTGA